From Trichocoleus sp. FACHB-46, the proteins below share one genomic window:
- a CDS encoding transposase family protein: MKQSFFNRLLHLFNTHPQLGKRMVGLGAKALWELWQRMTEAEQAERLRQAQRPGRKRQAGGGRKKDVAVLGRLLVTLIYLRQHWTLQAIAVTLGCAEATVWNYIHEMLPQIREHLPTSLLEQWQQECPSVERAELEQCLAELPEGALLVDSWEQGIPRPTDNQEQEEYYSGKQKEHTRKNQAIVLPKGADLIDVVLGEQGLRSDSKLFEQTQDELPNHLSFIGDRAYVGRRNTTTPYKKPLKGELTQGQKEFNRYVIQKRAFVEQVIRVIKIFWIAKEEFRMRSRMYETAIGCVCGLVRLRVQYV; the protein is encoded by the coding sequence ATGAAGCAGTCCTTCTTCAACCGTCTGTTGCATCTATTCAACACCCATCCTCAACTAGGTAAACGGATGGTAGGGCTCGGAGCAAAAGCGCTTTGGGAACTGTGGCAGCGGATGACGGAAGCTGAACAGGCTGAGCGCCTGAGGCAGGCTCAACGACCTGGACGAAAACGACAGGCGGGTGGAGGACGTAAAAAGGATGTCGCCGTCCTAGGTCGGTTGTTGGTGACCCTGATTTATCTGCGGCAACACTGGACCCTGCAAGCGATTGCTGTCACCCTTGGTTGTGCCGAGGCGACGGTCTGGAACTACATCCATGAGATGTTGCCTCAGATCCGTGAGCACCTACCTACCAGTTTGCTCGAACAATGGCAGCAAGAATGTCCTAGTGTCGAACGCGCAGAGCTAGAGCAGTGTTTAGCCGAACTGCCAGAGGGGGCTTTGCTGGTCGATAGTTGGGAGCAGGGGATTCCCCGACCCACTGATAATCAGGAGCAGGAAGAGTATTACTCAGGAAAACAGAAGGAACATACCCGTAAAAACCAGGCGATTGTCCTCCCGAAGGGTGCGGACCTCATCGATGTCGTCTTAGGAGAGCAGGGGCTCCGTAGTGATAGCAAGCTGTTTGAGCAAACGCAAGACGAATTGCCGAACCACCTCTCGTTCATCGGGGACAGAGCCTATGTCGGTCGTCGCAATACCACCACACCGTATAAGAAGCCACTGAAGGGAGAGTTAACCCAGGGGCAAAAGGAGTTTAATCGCTACGTGATTCAAAAGCGAGCGTTTGTGGAACAGGTGATTCGAGTGATTAAAATTTTCTGGATTGCCAAAGAAGAGTTTCGGATGCGTTCACGGATGTATGAGACCGCGATTGGTTGTGTCTGTGGTTTAGTCCGTTTACGGGTGCAGTATGTCTGA